One window of Kosakonia cowanii JCM 10956 = DSM 18146 genomic DNA carries:
- the lapB gene encoding lipopolysaccharide assembly protein LapB codes for MLELLFLLLPVAAAYGWYMGRRNAQQTKQDEANRLSREYVAGVNLLLSNQQDKAVDLFLDMLKEDTGTVEAHLTLGNLFRSRGEVDRAIRIHQTLMESASLSYDQRLLAVQQLGRDYMAAGMYDRAEDMFNQLVDETDFRVSALQQLLQIYQATSEWQKAIDVAERLVKLGKDKQRGEIAHFYCELALQQMGNEDMDRAMALLKKGAAADRDSARVSIMMGRVFMASGDYAKAVESLLKVIDQDKDLVSETLEMLQTCYLQLGKTDEWAAFLQRCVEENTGAAAELMLAEIVERREGADAAQGYVTRQLQRHPTMRVFHKLMDYHLNEAEEGRAKESLMVLREMVGEQVRSKPRYRCHKCGFTAYTMYWHCPSCRAWSTVKPIRGLDGQ; via the coding sequence ATGCTGGAGTTGCTGTTTCTGTTGTTGCCTGTCGCAGCGGCCTATGGCTGGTACATGGGGCGCAGAAATGCTCAACAAACTAAACAGGATGAGGCTAACCGGCTGTCGCGTGAATACGTTGCCGGGGTTAACCTTTTACTGAGCAATCAACAGGATAAAGCGGTAGACCTCTTTCTCGATATGCTGAAAGAGGATACCGGCACGGTTGAGGCGCACCTTACTCTCGGCAATCTGTTCCGTTCGCGCGGCGAAGTTGACCGCGCTATCCGCATCCATCAAACCCTGATGGAGAGCGCCTCCCTCTCTTACGATCAGCGCCTGTTAGCGGTGCAGCAGCTTGGCCGCGATTATATGGCGGCCGGTATGTACGATCGCGCCGAAGATATGTTTAACCAACTGGTGGATGAGACCGATTTTCGCGTCAGCGCGCTGCAACAACTGCTGCAGATCTACCAGGCGACCAGCGAATGGCAGAAAGCGATCGACGTCGCTGAACGCCTTGTGAAGCTCGGTAAAGATAAGCAGCGCGGTGAAATTGCCCACTTCTATTGCGAGTTAGCGCTGCAGCAGATGGGCAATGAAGATATGGATCGCGCCATGGCGCTGCTGAAGAAGGGCGCAGCAGCCGATCGCGATAGCGCGCGCGTCTCTATCATGATGGGGCGTGTCTTTATGGCCAGCGGTGATTACGCGAAAGCGGTAGAGAGCCTGCTGAAGGTGATCGATCAGGATAAAGACCTGGTCAGCGAAACGCTGGAGATGCTGCAAACCTGCTACCTGCAGTTGGGTAAAACCGACGAGTGGGCCGCTTTCCTGCAGCGTTGCGTCGAGGAGAATACCGGTGCTGCCGCCGAACTGATGCTGGCAGAGATCGTTGAGCGCCGTGAGGGGGCAGATGCCGCGCAGGGATACGTCACGCGGCAGCTGCAACGTCATCCGACTATGCGTGTGTTCCACAAACTGATGGACTATCACCTCAACGAAGCGGAAGAGGGGCGCGCGAAAGAGAGCCTGATGGTGCTGCGCGAGATGGTAGGCGAGCAGGTACGCAGCAAGCCGCGTTATCGCTGCCACAAATGCGGTTTTACGGCCTATACCATGTACTGGCACTGCCCATCCTGCCGCGCCTGGTCGACGGTTAAACCGATCCGCGGCCTCGACGGCCAGTAA
- the cysB gene encoding HTH-type transcriptional regulator CysB: MKLQQLRYIVEVVNHNLNVSSTAEGLYTSQPGISKQVRMLEDELGIQIFARSGKHLTQVTPAGQEIIRIAREVLSKVEAIKSVAGEHTWPDKGSLYVATTHTQARYALPNVIKGFIERYPRVSLHMHQGSPTQIAEAVSKGNADFAIATEALHLYDDLVMLPCYHWNRSIVVTPDHPLAAKQSVSIEELAQYPLVTYTFGFTGRSELDTAFNRAGLTPRIVFTATDADVIKTYVRLGLGVGVIASMAVDPVSDPDLVKLDADGVFSHSTTKIGFRRSTFLRSYMYDFIQRFAPHLTRDVVDAAVALRSNDDIEAMFKDIKLPQK, encoded by the coding sequence ATGAAACTACAGCAGCTTCGCTATATTGTTGAGGTGGTCAACCACAACCTCAACGTCTCCTCTACGGCTGAAGGCCTCTATACCTCGCAGCCTGGCATCAGCAAACAGGTGCGGATGCTTGAGGATGAACTCGGTATTCAAATCTTCGCCCGTAGCGGAAAGCATCTTACGCAGGTGACGCCAGCCGGGCAGGAGATTATCCGCATTGCACGGGAAGTGCTGTCCAAAGTGGAGGCCATTAAATCGGTGGCTGGGGAACACACCTGGCCGGATAAGGGGTCACTCTACGTCGCGACCACCCACACTCAGGCGCGCTATGCGCTGCCAAATGTGATTAAAGGCTTTATTGAGCGCTATCCGCGCGTCTCGTTGCATATGCATCAGGGATCGCCGACGCAGATCGCTGAGGCGGTCTCCAAAGGCAATGCTGACTTTGCCATTGCCACTGAAGCGCTGCATCTCTATGACGATCTGGTGATGCTGCCCTGCTACCACTGGAACCGCTCGATTGTGGTCACGCCGGATCATCCGCTGGCGGCGAAGCAGTCCGTGTCGATTGAAGAACTGGCGCAGTATCCGCTGGTCACCTATACATTTGGTTTCACTGGCCGCTCAGAGCTCGATACCGCCTTCAATCGCGCCGGGTTAACGCCGCGCATTGTCTTTACCGCGACAGACGCCGATGTGATTAAAACCTATGTCCGCCTCGGTTTAGGGGTAGGAGTGATTGCCAGCATGGCGGTTGATCCCGTCTCGGACCCGGATCTGGTGAAACTCGATGCCGATGGCGTCTTCAGCCACAGCACAACCAAGATAGGCTTTCGTCGCAGCACCTTCCTGCGAAGCTATATGTATGATTTTATTCAACGCTTTGCGCCGCATTTAACGCGCGATGTGGTCGATGCCGCCGTAGCGTTGCGTTCGAATGACGATATCGAAGCGATGTTTAAAGATATTAAGCTGCCGCAGAAATAA
- the sohB gene encoding protease SohB, producing MELLSEYGLFLAKVATVVVAVAIVMTLIINLRQRKRQRGELKITRFNEHYKEMQEEMSVGLMDAHQQKQWHKAQKKKLKADAKAAKAQAKAGVSKDPVKPRVYVLDFKGSMDAGEVHGLREEVTAVLSVATPNDQVLLRLESPGGVVHGYGLAASQLQRLRDKQIPLTVAVDKVAASGGYMMACVADKIVAAPFSIIGSIGVVAQVPNFNRFLKSKDIDIELHTAGQYKRTLTLLGENTEEGRQKFRENLNETHDLFKDFVSQMRPQLDIEQVATGEHWYGSQALEKGLVDEVGTSDELLLGLIQEHEAIGVRYQQRKKLLERFTGSATESVDHLLMRWWQRGQKPMM from the coding sequence ATGGAATTACTCTCTGAATATGGTCTGTTTTTAGCCAAAGTCGCCACCGTGGTGGTTGCGGTAGCGATCGTTATGACGCTTATCATCAATTTGCGCCAGCGCAAACGTCAGCGCGGCGAGCTGAAGATCACCCGCTTTAACGAGCACTATAAAGAGATGCAGGAGGAGATGTCCGTCGGCCTGATGGATGCTCACCAGCAGAAGCAGTGGCATAAAGCGCAGAAGAAAAAGCTGAAGGCAGATGCGAAGGCGGCAAAAGCACAGGCGAAGGCGGGCGTGTCAAAAGATCCGGTCAAACCGCGCGTTTATGTGCTCGACTTTAAAGGCAGTATGGATGCCGGCGAAGTGCACGGCCTGCGTGAAGAGGTAACCGCCGTGCTGAGCGTCGCAACGCCGAACGATCAGGTGCTGCTGCGCCTTGAAAGCCCGGGCGGCGTGGTGCACGGTTACGGTCTGGCAGCCTCCCAGCTGCAACGCCTGCGTGATAAGCAGATCCCGCTCACCGTTGCCGTGGATAAAGTCGCCGCCAGCGGCGGGTATATGATGGCCTGCGTGGCGGATAAAATTGTCGCCGCGCCGTTCTCCATCATTGGCTCGATTGGCGTGGTGGCGCAGGTTCCCAACTTCAACCGCTTCCTGAAAAGCAAAGATATTGATATCGAGCTGCATACCGCCGGGCAGTATAAGCGCACGTTGACGCTGCTGGGTGAGAATACCGAAGAGGGACGGCAGAAGTTTCGTGAGAACCTTAATGAAACGCACGATCTCTTCAAAGACTTTGTCAGCCAGATGCGGCCGCAGCTTGATATCGAGCAGGTGGCGACCGGCGAGCACTGGTACGGTAGCCAGGCACTGGAGAAGGGGCTGGTGGATGAGGTCGGCACCAGCGATGAGCTGTTACTGGGCCTGATTCAGGAGCATGAAGCGATAGGCGTGCGTTACCAACAGCGTAAAAAGTTGCTGGAGCGCTTTACCGGTAGCGCAACAGAAAGCGTTGATCATCTGCTAATGCGCTGGTGGCAGCGCGGGCAAAAACCGATGATGTAA
- a CDS encoding LapA family protein codes for MKYLLIFLLVLAIFVVSITLGAQNDQQVTFNYLLAQGEYRISTLLAVLFATGFAIGWLICGLFWLRVRVSLARAERKIKRLEQQIAPAADVPVTPGTPAVKE; via the coding sequence GTGAAATATTTACTCATTTTTCTACTGGTGTTAGCGATTTTTGTCGTGTCGATTACGCTTGGTGCGCAAAACGATCAGCAAGTCACGTTTAATTATCTCCTTGCACAGGGTGAATATCGCATCTCTACGCTGCTGGCCGTGCTGTTTGCTACCGGCTTCGCGATCGGCTGGCTGATTTGCGGTCTCTTCTGGTTACGCGTGCGTGTTTCTCTCGCTCGTGCAGAGCGTAAAATCAAACGCCTCGAGCAGCAGATTGCCCCCGCCGCGGACGTTCCGGTTACGCCCGGCACGCCGGCGGTGAAGGAATAA
- a CDS encoding YmiA family putative membrane protein: MISDVDCTRLAMPTGSEEPQRDPELKRKAWLAVFLGSALFWAVVALLVWKFWG, encoded by the coding sequence ATGATAAGCGATGTCGATTGTACGAGGTTAGCAATGCCAACAGGAAGTGAAGAGCCGCAAAGGGACCCTGAGCTGAAGCGTAAAGCCTGGCTAGCGGTATTTCTTGGCTCTGCCTTGTTCTGGGCAGTGGTTGCGTTACTGGTCTGGAAATTTTGGGGGTAA
- the pgpB gene encoding phosphatidylglycerophosphatase B produces MLSIAKRTTAGAAILLIMPLAVWISGWHWEPGQNHWWLRVLFWMTETVTQPWGIITHVVLCAWFLWCLRFRLKAALMLFVILGCAIVAGQGVKSFVKGQVQEPRPFVLWLEKEHAVPTDHFYSLKRKERGALVKEQLASQHDIPGFLRHHWQKETGFAFPSGHTMFAASWALLGVGLLWPRRRTWTIVILLAWATSVMGSRLLLGMHWPRDLAVATLISWILVTLATWLAQRICGPLTPPAEEVPEIVERDSET; encoded by the coding sequence ATGCTGTCTATTGCTAAGCGAACAACCGCCGGTGCGGCGATTTTATTAATTATGCCGCTGGCGGTCTGGATCTCCGGCTGGCACTGGGAGCCCGGGCAAAACCACTGGTGGCTGCGTGTGCTCTTCTGGATGACCGAAACGGTGACGCAGCCCTGGGGCATTATCACCCACGTTGTACTTTGTGCCTGGTTCCTGTGGTGCTTACGTTTTCGCCTGAAAGCCGCATTGATGCTCTTTGTGATCCTCGGCTGCGCGATTGTGGCCGGGCAGGGGGTGAAATCCTTTGTCAAAGGGCAGGTGCAGGAGCCACGCCCCTTCGTCTTATGGCTGGAAAAAGAGCATGCTGTCCCAACCGATCACTTCTACAGCCTGAAGCGCAAGGAGCGCGGCGCGCTGGTAAAAGAGCAGCTCGCCAGCCAGCATGATATTCCGGGGTTTTTACGTCACCACTGGCAAAAAGAGACCGGATTTGCTTTCCCGTCCGGGCACACCATGTTTGCGGCAAGCTGGGCATTGCTTGGCGTCGGGCTGCTGTGGCCGCGCAGAAGAACCTGGACTATCGTGATTCTGCTCGCCTGGGCGACGAGCGTGATGGGCAGCCGTCTGTTGCTTGGCATGCACTGGCCGCGCGATTTAGCGGTCGCGACGCTTATCTCCTGGATTCTGGTTACGCTGGCAACATGGCTGGCGCAGCGCATCTGCGGGCCGCTCACGCCGCCAGCGGAAGAGGTACCGGAGATCGTCGAGCGTGACAGCGAGACTTGA
- a CDS encoding YciK family oxidoreductase: MHYQPKRDLLNGRIILVTGASDGIGKEAALTYARHGASLILLGRNEEKLRHVAQQVKDEGQAAQWFILDMATCTPEACQQLASEIATTTSHLDGVLHNAGLLGDICPMSEQDPAVWNEVMQVNVNATFYLTQALLPLLLKSDCGSLVFTSSSVGRQGRANWGAYATSKFATEGMMQVLAEEYQNRLRVNCINPGGTRTSMRASAFPTEDPQKLKTPAYIMPLYLWLMGDDSRRKTGMTFDAQPGRKPGIAQ, translated from the coding sequence GTGCACTATCAGCCCAAACGCGACCTGCTAAACGGTCGCATCATTCTTGTCACCGGTGCCAGCGACGGTATTGGAAAAGAGGCGGCATTAACCTACGCCCGCCACGGCGCCAGCCTGATTCTGCTGGGTCGTAATGAAGAGAAACTGCGCCACGTTGCGCAGCAGGTGAAAGACGAAGGCCAGGCCGCACAGTGGTTTATCCTCGATATGGCAACCTGCACCCCCGAAGCGTGCCAACAGCTCGCCAGTGAAATCGCCACTACCACATCCCATCTGGATGGCGTGCTGCATAACGCCGGCCTGCTCGGCGATATCTGCCCGATGAGCGAACAGGATCCGGCTGTCTGGAACGAAGTGATGCAGGTCAACGTAAACGCGACGTTCTACCTTACCCAGGCGCTGCTTCCTTTATTACTTAAATCAGACTGCGGCTCGCTGGTCTTTACCTCCTCCAGCGTCGGTCGCCAGGGACGTGCCAACTGGGGCGCGTATGCAACCTCAAAATTTGCCACCGAAGGGATGATGCAGGTGCTGGCGGAAGAGTACCAGAACCGGCTGCGCGTTAACTGCATCAACCCCGGTGGAACGCGCACCAGCATGCGCGCCAGCGCCTTCCCGACGGAAGATCCGCAGAAGCTTAAAACCCCTGCCTACATTATGCCGCTCTACTTGTGGCTGATGGGCGATGACAGTCGCCGCAAAACCGGCATGACGTTCGATGCGCAGCCAGGCCGCAAACCGGGGATCGCCCAATGA
- the topA gene encoding type I DNA topoisomerase — protein sequence MGKALVIVESPAKAKTINKYLGNDYVVKSSVGHIRDLPTSGSAPKKSADSTATKPAKKPKKDERGALVNRMGIDPWHNWDAHYEVLPGKEKVVSELKSLAEKADHIYLATDLDREGEAIAWHLREVIGGDETRYSRVVFNEITKNAIRQAFETPGELNIDRVNAQQARRFMDRVVGYMVSPLLWKKIARGLSAGRVQSVAVRLVVEREREIKAFVPEEFWEVDAATTTPGGDTLPLQVTHEGDKTFRPVNREQTMAAVSLLEKARYTVIDREDKPTSSKPGAPFITSTLQQAASTRLGYGVKKTMMMAQRLYEAGYITYMRTDSTNLSQDAVSMVRSYIGDNFGKKYLPENANQYASKENSQEAHEAIRPSDVSVLAESLKDMEADAQKLYQLIWRQFVACQMTPAKYDSTTLTVGAGDFRLKARGRILRFDGWTKVMPALRKGDEDRTLPAVNKGDELTLIELTPAQHFTKPPARFSEASLVKELEKRGIGRPSTYASIISTIQDRGYVRVENRRFYAEKMGEIVTDRLEENFRELMNYDFTAQMEDSLDRVANHEAEWRSVLDSFFGDFSRQLEQAEQDPEEGGMRPNQMVLTSIDCPTCGRKMGIRTASTGVFLGCSGYALPPKERCKTTINLIPENEVLNVLEGDDAETNALRAKRRCQKCGTAMDSYLIDPKRKLHVCGNNPTCDGYEIEEGEFRIKGYDGPIVECEKCGSEMHLKMGRFGKYMACTNDDCKNTRKILRNGEVAPPKEDPVPLPELPCEKSDAYFVLRDGAAGVFLAANTFPKSRETRAPLVEELYRFRDRLPEKLRYLADAPQEDPNGNKTIVRFSRKTKQQYVASEKEGKATGWSAFYIDNKWTEAKK from the coding sequence ATGGGTAAAGCTCTCGTTATCGTTGAGTCCCCGGCAAAAGCCAAAACGATCAATAAATATCTCGGCAATGACTACGTGGTGAAATCCAGCGTAGGGCATATCCGTGATTTGCCGACCAGTGGCTCAGCACCTAAAAAGAGCGCCGACTCCACCGCCACCAAGCCGGCTAAAAAGCCTAAAAAGGATGAGCGGGGCGCGCTTGTAAACCGCATGGGCATTGACCCGTGGCACAACTGGGACGCGCATTATGAAGTGCTGCCCGGTAAAGAGAAGGTGGTTTCCGAGCTGAAATCCCTCGCTGAAAAAGCTGACCACATCTATCTCGCAACCGACCTTGACCGCGAAGGGGAAGCCATCGCATGGCACCTGCGGGAAGTGATTGGTGGCGATGAGACACGCTACAGCCGTGTCGTGTTTAACGAAATTACCAAGAATGCGATTCGTCAGGCCTTTGAAACGCCTGGCGAGCTGAATATCGACCGTGTGAATGCCCAACAGGCGCGCCGCTTTATGGACCGCGTGGTGGGTTATATGGTCTCGCCGCTGCTGTGGAAAAAGATCGCGCGTGGTTTGTCCGCCGGTCGTGTGCAGTCCGTCGCCGTTCGCCTGGTGGTAGAGCGCGAACGCGAGATCAAAGCGTTTGTCCCGGAAGAGTTCTGGGAAGTTGACGCGGCTACGACAACGCCAGGCGGTGATACTCTGCCGCTGCAGGTGACCCACGAAGGCGATAAAACCTTCCGTCCGGTTAACCGTGAGCAGACAATGGCGGCGGTCAGCCTGCTGGAAAAAGCGCGCTATACCGTTATCGATCGCGAAGATAAGCCGACCAGCAGCAAGCCTGGCGCGCCGTTTATCACCTCTACGCTACAGCAGGCCGCCAGCACGCGTCTTGGCTACGGCGTGAAGAAAACCATGATGATGGCCCAGCGCTTGTATGAAGCGGGTTACATCACCTATATGCGTACCGACTCCACCAACCTGAGCCAGGACGCGGTCAGCATGGTGCGCAGCTATATCGGCGATAATTTTGGTAAGAAATATCTGCCAGAAAACGCCAACCAGTACGCCAGCAAAGAGAACTCGCAGGAAGCGCATGAAGCGATTCGTCCTTCTGATGTAAGTGTGCTGGCTGAATCGTTAAAAGATATGGAAGCGGACGCGCAGAAGCTTTATCAGCTGATCTGGCGCCAGTTCGTTGCCTGTCAGATGACACCGGCGAAATATGACTCCACCACGCTCACCGTTGGCGCGGGCGATTTCCGCCTGAAAGCGCGCGGACGTATCCTGCGTTTCGATGGCTGGACGAAAGTGATGCCTGCGCTGCGTAAGGGCGACGAAGATCGCACCCTGCCAGCGGTCAATAAAGGTGATGAGCTGACGCTGATTGAACTGACACCAGCCCAGCACTTTACTAAACCGCCTGCGCGCTTCAGCGAAGCGTCACTGGTAAAAGAGCTGGAAAAACGCGGTATCGGCCGTCCGTCTACCTATGCGTCGATCATCTCGACCATTCAGGATCGCGGCTATGTACGCGTTGAAAACCGCCGCTTCTACGCGGAAAAAATGGGTGAAATCGTCACCGATCGCCTGGAAGAGAACTTCCGCGAGCTGATGAACTACGACTTCACCGCGCAGATGGAAGATAGCCTCGACCGCGTCGCCAACCACGAAGCTGAATGGCGCAGCGTGCTGGACAGCTTCTTTGGCGATTTTTCGCGTCAGCTGGAGCAGGCTGAACAGGATCCGGAAGAGGGCGGTATGCGCCCGAACCAGATGGTGCTGACCAGCATCGACTGCCCGACCTGCGGGCGCAAGATGGGTATTCGTACCGCCAGCACCGGCGTTTTCCTGGGCTGTTCCGGTTATGCGCTGCCGCCGAAAGAGCGCTGCAAAACCACCATCAACCTGATCCCGGAAAATGAAGTGCTCAACGTGCTGGAAGGCGACGACGCCGAAACCAACGCGCTGCGTGCCAAACGCCGCTGCCAGAAGTGCGGCACGGCGATGGACAGCTACCTGATCGATCCGAAGCGCAAGCTGCATGTCTGCGGTAATAACCCGACCTGTGACGGCTACGAGATTGAAGAGGGCGAGTTCCGCATCAAGGGCTATGATGGTCCGATCGTTGAGTGTGAAAAGTGTGGTTCTGAAATGCACCTGAAGATGGGGCGTTTCGGCAAATACATGGCCTGTACCAACGACGATTGCAAAAATACGCGTAAGATCCTGCGCAATGGTGAAGTCGCGCCGCCGAAAGAAGATCCGGTGCCGCTGCCTGAGCTGCCGTGCGAGAAATCAGATGCCTATTTCGTGCTGCGTGACGGTGCGGCGGGTGTCTTCCTCGCGGCTAACACCTTCCCGAAATCGCGCGAGACCCGTGCGCCGCTGGTGGAAGAGCTCTATCGCTTCCGCGATCGCCTGCCGGAGAAGCTGCGCTATCTCGCCGATGCGCCGCAGGAAGATCCGAACGGGAATAAAACCATCGTGCGTTTTAGCCGTAAAACCAAGCAGCAGTATGTCGCCTCTGAGAAAGAGGGGAAAGCCACCGGCTGGTCCGCTTTCTATATCGACAACAAATGGACTGAAGCGAAAAAGTAA
- a CDS encoding YciN family protein translates to MSETSQPIDRQSLLELANQLIRDHDDTLAGIEATGVTQRNGVLVFSGEYYLDEQGLPTGKSTAVFNMFKYLAHELSEKYHLID, encoded by the coding sequence ATGAGCGAGACATCTCAGCCTATCGATCGTCAGTCCCTGCTTGAGCTGGCAAATCAACTGATTCGCGATCATGACGACACGCTGGCGGGCATTGAAGCCACTGGTGTGACGCAGCGCAACGGCGTGCTGGTGTTCAGCGGCGAGTACTACCTGGATGAGCAAGGGTTGCCAACGGGGAAAAGTACGGCGGTATTCAATATGTTCAAATATTTAGCCCATGAACTTTCTGAAAAGTACCACCTGATCGATTAA
- the ribA gene encoding GTP cyclohydrolase II produces MQLKRVAEAKLPTPWGDFLMVGFEELATGQDHVALVYGDISGQLPVLARVHSECLTGDALFSLRCDCGFQLEAALNHIAEEGRGVLLYHRQEGRNIGLLNKIRAYALQDQGYDTVEANHQLGFAADERDFTLCADMFKLLAVDEVRLLTNNPKKVEILTEAGINIVERVPLIVGRNPKNEHYLDTKAEKMGHLLK; encoded by the coding sequence ATGCAACTTAAACGTGTGGCAGAAGCCAAACTGCCAACCCCATGGGGCGACTTCCTGATGGTGGGTTTTGAAGAACTGGCAACCGGACAGGATCATGTGGCCCTGGTGTATGGTGATATTTCCGGGCAGTTGCCCGTTCTCGCACGTGTGCACTCCGAGTGTTTAACCGGCGATGCGTTGTTCAGCCTGCGCTGCGACTGCGGCTTCCAGCTTGAAGCGGCGCTGAATCACATTGCTGAAGAGGGCCGCGGTGTCCTGCTCTATCATCGTCAGGAGGGCCGTAACATCGGCTTGCTGAATAAGATCCGCGCCTATGCGCTGCAGGATCAGGGCTATGACACCGTCGAAGCCAACCACCAGCTTGGCTTTGCCGCCGACGAGCGTGACTTCACCCTCTGCGCTGATATGTTCAAATTGCTGGCGGTGGATGAGGTACGTCTGCTGACCAATAACCCGAAGAAAGTGGAGATCCTGACCGAAGCCGGGATCAATATTGTCGAGCGCGTGCCGCTGATTGTGGGACGCAATCCGAAGAATGAGCACTATCTCGATACGAAAGCGGAAAAGATGGGACATCTGCTGAAGTAG
- the pyrF gene encoding orotidine-5'-phosphate decarboxylase: MTSTALSTSRAVTDSPVVVALDYANRDSALAFVDRIDPRDCRLKVGKEMFTLFGPQFVRELQQRGFDIFLDLKFHDIPNTTAHAVKAAADLGVWMVNVHASGGARMMTAAKEALLPFGADAPLLIAVTVLTSMEASDLQDIGITATPAEHAERLARLTQQCGLDGVVCSAQEAVRFKSELGHAFKLVTPGIRPQGSDAGDQRRIMTPEQALQAGVDYMVIGRPVTQSADPAQTLKAINASLGKGRA; encoded by the coding sequence ATGACGTCCACTGCTTTATCGACTTCCCGCGCGGTTACCGACTCTCCGGTCGTTGTCGCCCTCGATTACGCCAACCGCGACAGCGCCCTGGCTTTTGTAGACCGCATCGATCCGCGCGATTGCCGGCTGAAAGTGGGCAAAGAGATGTTCACGCTCTTCGGGCCGCAGTTCGTGCGTGAGTTACAGCAACGCGGGTTCGATATCTTCCTCGATCTGAAATTTCACGACATTCCCAATACCACGGCGCATGCGGTAAAAGCGGCGGCCGATCTTGGCGTCTGGATGGTCAACGTCCACGCCTCGGGCGGCGCGCGCATGATGACCGCAGCCAAAGAGGCGCTGTTACCATTTGGCGCAGATGCACCGCTGCTGATTGCGGTTACCGTGTTAACCAGCATGGAAGCGAGCGATTTACAGGATATCGGCATTACCGCCACGCCTGCGGAGCATGCCGAACGCCTGGCGCGTCTCACTCAGCAGTGTGGGCTTGATGGCGTGGTCTGCTCGGCGCAGGAAGCGGTGCGTTTCAAAAGCGAGCTTGGGCACGCCTTTAAACTGGTCACGCCGGGTATTCGCCCGCAGGGCAGCGACGCAGGCGATCAGCGCCGGATTATGACGCCCGAGCAGGCGTTGCAGGCCGGTGTTGATTATATGGTAATTGGCCGCCCGGTTACGCAATCTGCCGATCCGGCGCAA
- the ymiC gene encoding small membrane protein YmiC: protein MINNLGMKYWSWLTAFSVSALIWGELVWLALQ, encoded by the coding sequence ATGATTAATAACCTTGGTATGAAATATTGGTCATGGCTGACAGCGTTCTCGGTTTCCGCCCTCATCTGGGGTGAGCTGGTCTGGCTGGCCCTGCAGTAA
- the cobO gene encoding cob(I)yrinic acid a,c-diamide adenosyltransferase, whose translation MSDERYQQRQQKVKERVDARVAAAQDERGIVIVFTGNGKGKTTAAFGTATRAVGHGKKVGVIQFIKGTWPNGERNLLEPLGVEFQVMATGFTWDTQNRESDTAACLEAWQHAERMLADPALDMVLLDELTYMVAYDYLPLEKVLTALQNRPPMQTVIITGRGCHRDILEAADTVSELRPVKHAFEAGIKAQIGIDY comes from the coding sequence ATGAGCGATGAACGTTATCAGCAGCGTCAGCAGAAGGTAAAAGAGCGTGTCGACGCACGGGTTGCCGCCGCCCAGGATGAGCGTGGAATTGTTATTGTCTTCACCGGCAACGGCAAAGGCAAAACCACGGCGGCCTTCGGCACCGCCACGCGCGCCGTCGGGCATGGCAAAAAGGTGGGCGTGATTCAGTTTATTAAGGGCACCTGGCCAAACGGTGAGCGTAACCTGCTCGAACCGCTGGGCGTCGAATTTCAGGTGATGGCCACCGGCTTTACCTGGGACACACAAAACCGCGAAAGCGATACCGCCGCCTGTCTTGAAGCATGGCAGCACGCCGAGCGAATGCTGGCCGACCCGGCGCTGGATATGGTGCTGCTGGATGAGTTGACCTACATGGTGGCGTATGACTATTTGCCGCTGGAAAAGGTGTTAACCGCCCTGCAAAACCGCCCGCCGATGCAGACGGTGATCATTACCGGACGCGGCTGCCATCGCGATATTCTCGAGGCGGCGGATACGGTAAGCGAGCTAAGACCGGTGAAGCATGCGTTTGAGGCGGGAATAAAAGCGCAGATCGGCATCGATTATTAG